The following proteins are encoded in a genomic region of Leifsonia psychrotolerans:
- a CDS encoding helix-turn-helix domain-containing protein, which produces MPQPHSEASRILGRRLRQRRRELSLNQEQVAQRAGLNVSSYARIDRGHGNPTFHTLIRLAGVLVIEPGELVAGFTAAHLVAAPDAWPSPEGHRITH; this is translated from the coding sequence ATGCCGCAGCCTCACTCTGAAGCATCTCGCATCCTGGGTCGCCGATTGCGTCAGCGCCGGCGGGAACTCTCGCTCAACCAAGAGCAGGTTGCGCAGCGCGCCGGGCTGAACGTGTCGAGCTATGCGCGCATCGATCGTGGCCACGGAAATCCCACGTTCCACACGCTGATCCGGCTGGCCGGTGTACTGGTGATCGAGCCCGGCGAATTGGTCGCCGGGTTCACTGCGGCGCATTTGGTGGCGGCGCCCGACGCGTGGCCGAGCCCGGAGGGGCATCGCATCACGCACTAG